CTCATCAAGATGATCGAGGACGGCGGCCAGACCAACGAGGATATACTCAAGTACAGCCTGGCCAGCTTCGTGGAGCTGATGGAGCACGGCACGGTGTCCTGGGAAGTGCCGGAGAACTCCTTCGTGGCCCGCAACATTGAGATTGTGAGGAATTTCCAAAAGTATCCAACGAATTGTGGGGAGAGTGCCCTTTCCAACCTGGAGAACATTGTCATGTGCAGCAATAAACATGTGCTAGTAGCAGAGGACATCAAACTGCAGGACATCCTGCGCCTCCTGCAGGAGGTCAATTCGCCGGTGATGCGTCAGAATGCCATCGCCCTACTGAACGCTCTGTTCGTCAAGGCAGACGAAGCGCGACGCCGGACCATCGCCCACACCATCAGCGCCAAGCAGTTCCGACTGGCGCTCATTGGCAACGGACTGGGCACCGAGATGACCCACCAGCTCTACGTGCTGCAAACGCTGACGCTTGGCCTTCTGGAGAAGCGGATGCGCATGAAAATGAACGCCCAGGATCAGGATGCCCACGAGAAGATCAAGGAGCTGCGCCGCATCGCTTTCGACGATCATACCAACGCCTTGAACCAGAGCGATGATCACATTCGACGTGGCGGTGGCTCAGGAGCGGGCAACGTAAACTTTTCGCAGTACTACAAAAAGCTGGGCTTCAAATGCGACATTAATCCTGCCCAGGATTTCATTGAGACTCCACCGGGTAAGGAATTGTTTAAGGGGTGGAGGGGCTTAGGCATTAAAAAATCGACTAAcattgcgattttttctataaaaactggttggatggatttaattgaaaccttttgtatgttattaagtgtcatttaattaacatccactaatttttatacttaaaaaaaaaaaaacgttttgcagtgttcactgtacctccgctaaaaatgatcggatttccatttcgtttttacatttcgcttaagaattaaaaaaacccgCGCCCAATGaagccctttttttttattttttatttttaagcatttttttcgatagtccaaagtcaaaaatgcgtttttcacctaaaaaatttgactttcggcttaagaagaaaatgtttaaagttaaaaaagaaaaaaaacgctTCATAGGAGGCGGGGtctttttatgcagaaaaatatgcgacaaatttgaaaacgatcggttgagccgtttagaaattgaacttacgtacctaaagtttaagaggttagggtactaatTTTAGCAacacttctaaagtttttgtccgattgacttaaaactttttttgtataatcttaagatgttaatctacaagaaaaaaaaataaaaatttttttttgcaagaccctACCCCCTTTAACATATTAGAGGAAATGTCTAATAAATATCTTGCATTTCAGGCATACTGGCGCTGGATTGCATGGTTTACTTTGCCCGAAACTACACCCAACAGTATGCAAAGATTGTGCGCGAGAACTCCTGCCGTGCGGATGAGCACGAGTGTCCCTTCGGACGCACCTCCATTGAGCTGGTGAAGGTCCTGTGCGACATCCTGCGCATTGGCGAGCCGCCAGCCGAGCAGTCCGGTGACTTCCAGCCCATGTTCTTCACCCACGACTCGCCGTTCGAGGAATTCTTTTGCATATGCGTCATCACACTGAATCGCACGTGGAAGGATATGCGCGCCACTGCCGAGGACTTTACCACAACCTTCAGCGTGGTGCGAGAGCAGATCCAACGCACTCTAAAATGCAGGCCGGAAAATCTTGAAGATTTTCGCAACAAGATCGCTTTGCTGACCTATCAGCAGATCACAACGCTACGTCAGCAGGAGCGCACTTCGAAGGAGGAGTGCGACTCCACTGCCTCGGCGATTGTGAAGCTGAAGGAGAAGATATCGCCACATATTTTAGAGCTGATTAAGCAGCAGCGGCTTTCTTTTCTGGTGGAAGGTAAAATGACCTTTACTTTCCCACTTAAACCTTATTAACTGATCTTGTAATAGGTACCCATTTCGCCAAATATTTGCGAGGAACACGAACTAAGGACAAATTCTGGTACGCTCGCCTTTCGCCCAACCACAAGGTGATTCATTACGGCGACTGCGATGAGAAGACTATACCCACCATGGAGGAGCTGCCCAAAAAGCTGCCAATCAGTGAGATCAAGCAGTTGCTGGAGGGCAAGGAGTGTCCGCACATGAAGGAAACTCGCATTAGGAAATCCGCCGTAAATCTGGCCTTTTCCATAACGTTCGAGAACATGGAGCACTCCACGCTGGACTTTGTGGCGCCCGACGAGAGTATATTCAACTACTGGACGGACGGAATAAACGCGCTGTTGGGTCAGCCGATGGTCAGCAAACAAAAGAACGAGGACTTCGACACCCTGTTGTCCATGGAGATCAAGCTGCGGCTGCTGGACACCGAGGGCGTGGACATCAGCAAGGATCCGCCGCCGATACCAGAGGATCCCGAGAACTACGACTTTTGCTTCGAGAGTTAAGCATTACGCACACATACTACACAAAATATCAATTCATTCTAGACTCCCATCACCCAAGATACATGCCAAAGTGTACCCTTTACATATATAACCCGATCTGATCTTCTGCTAGTATTACTTGTGCAATTCCCCGAACACAAAATGAACAAACTGGTGCGGGTGACTTCCCCTGCCCAGCCATTTAGTGAACTTTTAcaccatttattattatattaggtATATAATATAGAGATcattaaataacacattttataaataacaattttgTACAAAAACTAACAAGAGAAGCGTAATCTTATCCGAGGCTATAAGGTAACAAGTTGGAAAAGCGAAAAGATCGGCTGGCCGATGTTTGGATATCATTGCGGAAGGAGATCTAGAGATAATGGAATTTTAGCATTGTAATTTTGTATGAATGCTTTCGATTGATTAAGGCTTATTCATTAGTTGTTAACTGGGCTAATATGCCCTTTAAACAGGGCTCAAAATGGGCTTAACTGAGCGTTACCGCTTTGCCTTCCGCAATGACAACTAGATTGCAATTGTAGATGATAAAACGCACGCACTTGCTGACCTTCGGTTCGAACTTTAAAGCATTCGAGTAAGCACAAAGCCTGCGGAGCAAAACCAAACTGGCAGCCTACCCGAGTGGGTCCCTGGCCGCCTCCTCACATCATTATCCACGCACGGGCAGCTTACGCCGTCGAGCGGGGGCTCGATCCTAGATCCTTAATCAAATGTTATCCTCCAGCAGAAGATCGTTGTCATCGTTCCGATCCGGCAGGCAAACGAAGAACTCGAGCAAATTCAGGATGGGGCCGCGCGAGAAGGGATTCTGGTAGCGACCACGCTTGTCGCGCAAATAAGGATATCGCTTGTAGTTGAACATCTCGTTCGTGGTGAGGTTCATGCAGGCATGGAGGATCTAGAAGTAAAAAAGGGAGTTTAATACAGAATTTCTCTGATGATCaaattattcatatcattttgatatgaaaaaagattattttagtctttttgtatattacttgctcgaaaaataataaattaggtatttttatgatatgataaaatatcatgttgatatgaTTGAAGCTTAAATGTGATATAAATTAAGGTAGAAataaccctatttcatatcggtttttttttctgtgtggcaAATGAAGTAGAAAGAGAGTTAAATACAGAATTTATCTGCAGAGAAAAAGAAATGGTAAtagatcaagttattcatatcattttgatatgaaaaaaattatgttagtatttttgtatattactTGCTCGAATAATactaaatttgatatttttatgatatgatgatatgataaaatatcatgttgatatgattgaatcttaaatttgatatgatataAGGTAGAAATAGCCCTATTTTATATCGGTTTCTTTTTCTGTGTGACAAAAGAAGCTCCTACCGAAGTACAGGTGAGTATCCATCCTAATCCGCAGAAAACAACCGCCTCGATGAGTCCCAGAACATAGAGCATCGTAAAGCCCTCGATCATCACGCAGTAGCAGGCAAAGTAGATGGTAAACGAGCAGTTGACGGCCACCGAGAGGACGAACAGGAAGAACCACATCCTGTTGCGCAGACCCACGCAGTTGTAGATAAAGGGGCAGTGGTGATCGAAGTACGAGACACACCGGTTGCACACGCGACAGTGCTTGGCCCTCAGCGGACGGAGGCACCGGCAGCTGTGGCACAGCCGGGTCAGCATCACATTGCGCTTCTTCAGCTTGTCGAAGTAGGGGATCTGCTTGATGGCCCGGTAGTAGGCATCCGAACTGAGCGGTATGTAGCCCGGATCCCGCCGGTTGGCAATCGCCCAGCTAATCCACATGACGGCGTTCCAGTAGATGAAGCAGTAATGCGATCGTCGCAATATATTCCAGGTGATGGGAATCGCCCGAATCATGTACATGGGATAGCCCCAGAGGAGCACCGAGAAGAGGAATAGGAAGAGCGGACCCTTGGAATCCCCTGCTCCGCCGAATAGCCAGCCCCAGCTTTCCGAAACCGAGGGAATCCAGCGGGACTTCTTCTTCACCTCCCCATAAAGCAGACGCACCACATCCTGGTGCTGATGAGCCTGGGCCAACATGATCGGCGTCTTGCCATTCTTATCACGCGGCTCCAAATCCAGCTGCGATTTCTCGCACAGCAGGCGCACGCAGGTCATGTTGCCCGACAGGCAGGCCAGGTGCAGTGGCGTGGAGCCAAAGTTGTCCGTCTTCTGCAGCTCCACTCCGGAGTACATGAGCAGTCGCATCAGATCCGCGTGCCCCTTGTAGGCCGCCCAATGAAGGGCAGTATCACCGTTGATATCCGTCAGGTTGTTCAGCGCTCCCATTCCTAGAAGATATGCAGCCGTGGCTGTCCTTCCATACATGCAGGCTAGATGCAGCGGCGTGAGTCCCTTGAAATCCGCCGCATTGACCGCCACTCCCGCCTGGAGAAGGACCTGCACCACGGAGGCATGGCCCTTCCTGCAGGCCCAGTGAATGGGCCGCGGGCCCTGAGTTCCCAGACAGGGCAGATCAATGGGCGCCGTGCGCTCGATGAGGTACCTCATCAGCTGGACATTCCCGTTGAGAGCTATCCAATGGGCGGGCGTGTAGCCATGACGATCCCTCGCCGACAGGCACTCCATGCCGAACTTGTCCACCAGATTCTCCACCTCGCTGACCTCGCCGTTCTTGATGATGTCGAAAATGTCGTCTAGGTTCACGGTGGTGGCTCCATCCAATCCCTCAAAGAGGAGCACGTTTTCATGGTCCTCCGCGCCACCGCCGCCATGAACACCGTCCGTTCCGCGACCCGTCAGCGGAGGCGAATGGGGGCGATGATCCAAATGGATGTCGTCGGCATGGGCATGGCCATCCTCCTCGGCGACGACCATgttgcaggaggaggaggccgtCAGGGGCAGCGCCCACACACTGCGCGCCGCCCCCGGACTCGGGTGCACCTTCGAGGCCATGTAGAACTCGAAGTCCACGCCCAGACGGTCCGCCGTTCCACCGTTGCCTTGATGCAGGGGGTTTTCCAGTAGGTGTGCAATCTTGTCGCCGTTTTCCCGTTACGCTCCGACCGAAATTTTTGACTCCGTTTGGCCAATTTTTAGCGCAGCACGCTAGGTAAACACGACTGCGGTCGATGGCAAGGAAATTATGTCAGCACTGTGAGAAAATCAATAACTGCCTCGAATCGCAGGACTCGAATTGGGGCCACTTTCGAACTCGAGTTGGCGCCAAACAGCAAACAGCTAAttagtaatatttaatatgagttaacattttattttgaaaataagaatacagattttaattaaattaatatataataaatatgaaataatatataatttggaAAACATTCAAAACCAATTTCTTTCATAtggtgttttaaattaaatggtgctaacaagtttttaaatcCAATTGAGTTTCTATTTTCTTTGGTATATCTTAGCTTAATATTagggaaaattacatttttaaaacaacatttttttaaactttttaatggcTTGGTGcgaatgttttatttaaagtttgtacTGCTACACCTCGTCTCTACCTTTTGGTGGAAAAGCTCTCTTCCCGCCTGGTAACACTACGctcctcctcttcttcttttcTGATTAAATTTGTTTCGTAAAAAATGGGTGACAACGTGGTGACGGAACTGAATAACTTGGATTTGAACAAGCAAAAGGCATGTTAAACTCCTTTCGAACTGCTTTCGAGTGTATGAGAAGTGCTAGATAGCCGAGTAATGTTGAAGTTGGCGCCCCAAAGCGGCAGATATTATAGCCACTTGGCCCGCATTTGCCAGCGAATTTCGCCGAAAATTCAGACGCACACGAAAccagcaaaacaacaacagcaacagcaattgaAAGAACCACAACAACACAACTACGCAACTTTGGTTggtgtttttaagtttaaaagaaTTGACCTTAAAATTTGGATTAAAAATTCCTGCATTTGGCACGTGtaaatgttttgtttgtctgagtgcgagtgtgtgtgtgcatgtgcGAGTTGCAGTGATTCAGTGCCGGCTGCTGTGACGTCACTAACCACCATTCAACATTCGTGCTAAAAAGTTTCTTGCTATTGCATCAGCCATAAAGTAACGAAGTTGTATACATCTCGATAAAAATAAGAGATAGGTCGCTCGCCAAAAAGCGCCGAAAGCGTCTTGTTACTCTCATTGCCTTGTCCCCAATTGTtcaaacaacaagaaaacaagaaagacaTCATCAGTCGAAAGTAGATACCGAATAAAAGCGTTTGCCTAATTGCATACGTAGCAGAATTTTGAGCCCCTTCGCTATTTccgttttattgattttttccaatggaTTTGCAGGCTTCCAAGATGAAGAAGGAGAAAAAGGAGAAGCCGGCCGGAGGTGGAGATACTCGGAAAGGTAAGGATCAAGTAGGATTATTAATGTTTTGAAAAGAAAAGGTCTCCCAGGAAGAATTGGGAGTATATAAGAATAAACATCTACTAAACagctttga
The genomic region above belongs to Drosophila takahashii strain IR98-3 E-12201 chromosome 2L, DtakHiC1v2, whole genome shotgun sequence and contains:
- the Patsas gene encoding uncharacterized protein Patsas; its protein translation is MASKVHPSPGAARSVWALPLTASSSCNMVVAEEDGHAHADDIHLDHRPHSPPLTGRGTDGVHGGGGAEDHENVLLFEGLDGATTVNLDDIFDIIKNGEVSEVENLVDKFGMECLSARDRHGYTPAHWIALNGNVQLMRYLIERTAPIDLPCLGTQGPRPIHWACRKGHASVVQVLLQAGVAVNAADFKGLTPLHLACMYGRTATAAYLLGMGALNNLTDINGDTALHWAAYKGHADLMRLLMYSGVELQKTDNFGSTPLHLACLSGNMTCVRLLCEKSQLDLEPRDKNGKTPIMLAQAHQHQDVVRLLYGEVKKKSRWIPSVSESWGWLFGGAGDSKGPLFLFLFSVLLWGYPMYMIRAIPITWNILRRSHYCFIYWNAVMWISWAIANRRDPGYIPLSSDAYYRAIKQIPYFDKLKKRNVMLTRLCHSCRCLRPLRAKHCRVCNRCVSYFDHHCPFIYNCVGLRNRMWFFLFVLSVAVNCSFTIYFACYCVMIEGFTMLYVLGLIEAVVFCGLGWILTCTSILHACMNLTTNEMFNYKRYPYLRDKRGRYQNPFSRGPILNLLEFFVCLPDRNDDNDLLLEDNI
- the Ced-12 gene encoding engulfment and cell motility protein 1, with product MIPKKTTVKDSHIVKIAVERENHMAQLINLDQRHPLASKIQDICNGWAISDHQNYALQFCESNNQKYVTEKNRNEIKNGSVLRLQYSPSKTASDAMEILLNGSPQEKAFRLKELTSLSTDHTFALEFIKEKGLDTLIKMIEDGGQTNEDILKYSLASFVELMEHGTVSWEVPENSFVARNIEIVRNFQKYPTNCGESALSNLENIVMCSNKHVLVAEDIKLQDILRLLQEVNSPVMRQNAIALLNALFVKADEARRRTIAHTISAKQFRLALIGNGLGTEMTHQLYVLQTLTLGLLEKRMRMKMNAQDQDAHEKIKELRRIAFDDHTNALNQSDDHIRRGGGSGAGNVNFSQYYKKLGFKCDINPAQDFIETPPGILALDCMVYFARNYTQQYAKIVRENSCRADEHECPFGRTSIELVKVLCDILRIGEPPAEQSGDFQPMFFTHDSPFEEFFCICVITLNRTWKDMRATAEDFTTTFSVVREQIQRTLKCRPENLEDFRNKIALLTYQQITTLRQQERTSKEECDSTASAIVKLKEKISPHILELIKQQRLSFLVEGTHFAKYLRGTRTKDKFWYARLSPNHKVIHYGDCDEKTIPTMEELPKKLPISEIKQLLEGKECPHMKETRIRKSAVNLAFSITFENMEHSTLDFVAPDESIFNYWTDGINALLGQPMVSKQKNEDFDTLLSMEIKLRLLDTEGVDISKDPPPIPEDPENYDFCFES